The Streptomyces sp. NBC_01775 genome includes a region encoding these proteins:
- a CDS encoding serine/threonine-protein kinase: MSAEEHRPGARELVDGRYELDTPLGRGGMAQVWQACEVSTGRNVAVKFLRLDSEDLRRLDTRELRAELAVLYARFRREAELLSSLDHSGIPELYGHGLHRDMPYIAMRLVTGVTLRSFLDEHNTLPLAPAIAVAAQAAEALACAHTHPVVHRDLKPQNIMIDDEGVVTLIDFGIAKPLRADATRYTAHGSTLGSRGYQAPEQIMEKEPTARTDIYSFGCVVYELLAGRPPFPLGEDSGLIGKHLYEDPPPPGVYTAGVPEALDDLVLRMLDKVPERRPAIGEVLDVFAPFCPRPGDPEPRPRTHPDPTAPCRRPKDRSVASRPVAAAPPSPSSPGQDEWLDVRVVQQLCATAEQELYEGEPGEATRSLQGMTGRVRQEWGSRRPLVRRVWRLAADGLRLAGDFGAAAPLYQDIDSGLLHGEGPAERAERAVLRLRVAECRLAFGEMAAAIEAVQAAGHTAAGLPAPYATRVEDERRAVDEQITARLADPESTDL, translated from the coding sequence GTGAGCGCAGAGGAACACAGGCCCGGCGCAAGGGAACTGGTCGACGGGCGGTACGAGTTGGACACGCCCCTGGGCCGGGGCGGCATGGCTCAGGTATGGCAGGCTTGTGAGGTGTCCACCGGCCGGAACGTGGCGGTCAAGTTCCTCCGCCTGGACTCAGAGGACCTGCGCCGACTCGACACGCGCGAGCTGCGGGCCGAGCTCGCTGTGCTTTATGCGCGGTTCCGGCGCGAGGCCGAGCTCCTCAGCAGCCTCGACCATTCGGGCATCCCGGAGCTGTACGGACATGGCCTGCACCGGGACATGCCGTACATCGCCATGCGCTTGGTGACCGGTGTGACGCTGCGGTCCTTCCTCGACGAGCACAACACCCTCCCTCTCGCCCCGGCGATCGCCGTCGCCGCACAGGCGGCGGAGGCGCTAGCCTGCGCGCACACCCACCCTGTCGTGCACCGGGACCTCAAACCGCAGAACATCATGATCGACGACGAAGGGGTGGTCACCCTCATCGACTTCGGCATCGCCAAGCCGCTGCGCGCCGACGCGACGCGGTACACGGCGCACGGCTCGACACTGGGCAGCCGCGGATACCAGGCACCCGAGCAGATCATGGAGAAGGAACCCACTGCCCGGACGGACATATATTCCTTCGGCTGTGTCGTCTACGAACTCCTCGCAGGCCGCCCACCGTTCCCGCTCGGCGAGGACTCCGGCCTGATCGGCAAGCACCTCTATGAGGACCCTCCCCCGCCGGGCGTGTACACCGCTGGGGTCCCCGAGGCCCTTGACGATCTGGTACTGCGCATGCTCGACAAGGTCCCCGAGCGGCGCCCCGCCATCGGCGAAGTCCTGGACGTCTTCGCACCGTTCTGCCCCCGGCCGGGTGATCCGGAACCTCGCCCCCGCACCCACCCGGACCCTACCGCCCCCTGCCGGCGACCGAAGGACCGATCGGTGGCCTCCCGGCCGGTCGCCGCCGCGCCTCCGTCTCCTTCCAGTCCGGGCCAGGACGAATGGCTCGACGTTCGCGTGGTGCAACAGCTTTGCGCAACGGCCGAGCAGGAGCTCTATGAGGGGGAGCCGGGCGAGGCCACCCGCAGCCTCCAGGGGATGACGGGGCGCGTCCGCCAAGAATGGGGATCCCGTCGTCCTCTCGTTCGCCGCGTGTGGCGGCTGGCGGCGGACGGGCTCCGGTTGGCCGGTGACTTCGGGGCCGCGGCACCTCTCTACCAGGACATCGACAGCGGTCTCCTGCACGGTGAAGGGCCGGCCGAGCGGGCCGAGCGGGCTGTCCTCCGGCTACGGGTCGCGGAGTGCCGGCTCGCCTTCGGCGAGATGGCGGCGGCGATCGAGGCGGTCCAGGCGGCAGGGCATACGGCCGCTGGCCTGCCCGCGCCGTACGCGACGCGGGTGGAGGACGAACGACGCGCTGTGGACGAGCAGATCACGGCCCGGCTCGCCGACCCCGAAAGCACGGACCTGTGA